Part of the Bradyrhizobium sp. AZCC 1721 genome, CTTCGTTAGTGCCGGGAATGCCCGTTGAGATATTTATCGAGACGGGAGAAAGAACCTTTGCGGAATATTTACTGCAGCCAATGGAACTGCGTATCAACCGCGCGTTTAAGGAGCACTAAGCCGTCGGCATGAGTTCGACGGCATCTTGTTACGGGAGGCGCCCGTGCATGAAAATGGCAAAACACTACCCTCCAGGCAGGGTGGATTTCGCTTCAATGACGCTGAGCGCGGCGAGCCTCTTCAGTACGCCGAAGACCCCCCGATAGGGGGCCCTGCGAAGCAAGGCCCAGACCGGAGCGCGATGGAATATTTCGGCAAGGCTGTTGCCGAACTGTTCGATTGCAACAGTTGCTACGTCGCGGCCATGTCTCACACCGGTGGATCGGAGCTTAACGAGGTCCGGATCGGACACGCCGCAATCGATCCCTCGTGCACCATGACCGTCGCCCGAATTGCCCGCAAGGGCGCCGGGGCAGATTGCGCCTTTCTCGAACCTGTCAACGCACGCACCACGTTTGTGCGGAGACTGATCGGCTCCGAGCCAGGAACAAGCGGTCATTCCGTCATCGGCAGATTTGCCTCTCGCGACAGATCGACCGTAGTGTTTGTCGCAGGTTGGCGGCAGGCTGCGCTGGTTCGGGCCGAAATTCCGTGTCTCGCGCGTGCGGTGCGTACGGTTTGGGAGACGGCTCATTCCCTCGTGCAGTGTTCACCCAATCGACATCCGGACGCAGAAATCTGGCTGGAAAACCTGGCATTCCCAGCGTTCATCGTGGACGAAGGCCTGCATGTTCACGAGGTCAACCGCTGTGGTCGAGCACTATCTGCAAGGGGCGAACTTCTCAGGGTGGATGGTGGCAGGCTCGCAGGGTCCAGCAGACTGGTAACCGAGCGTTTGAGGGTGGCGATCCGCGAGGCGTTGATTCCCAGGCCCGGTCAGGGCTGGCTGAACACAACCGTGCCCCTCTCTACCGAGCGTCAGCAGTTTGCCTTCGCCAAGATCGGAGCCGCACCAACACATTGCGACAGGGGGATGGCGTTGGTCATCGTGCCGCAATTCGATGAAGTGCTGGGGGCACACCGTATTGCATCCGCCTTCGGCTTGAACTGGGCTGAAGAGAGAATCATCGCCCGGATTCTTCAATTCCAGAGTCCACGTGATATCGGCGCCGACCTTCGGTTGACCGAGGCGACCGTAAGAACCTACACCAAGCGCATCATGCTCAAGTTGGGAATTAATCGGCAGGCCGAGTTCTTTCTGCTTTATCATCTCACGCAGTCCCCATTCGGAGCCGGCAGGCGCGAAAAGGCCGTCGCGCCGATGTCACCGGATTGCCGGTTGCTCTGTGCGGCTGACAAGCGGCCTCCGAATTGATGCGCCAGCTTTTGCGATGGTCCAGGACTTCAAGCGTCGTGTGACTTCTTATCGAGCCTTTGCCATCGCGGCGGCACTGGGCTTTTCTTCCAATGCGATCGCCGAGAGCATTCAATTGAACATGCACGTGGCCCTTCAAGGCCACATATGGAGCGCGACGGCCGGATGGTTCTGGAGAGAAAGCTGGAACTCACCCTCTAGAGCAACCGGTCTTCGGGGCATCTGGTTTCCGTCGGCGGACACGACGCCGACCGATCCCGATCATGGCAGGATCGAGTAGGGCAGGGCAGGATCGCCACCCTGATTGCCCTCTCGCCTCCGCCCGTCCGGATCGCTTTGGCCGCCGGCGGGAGCCGCAAAAGCGCCTGATTGGTTGCCGGAACGGCCTCATCCCGCTATAGGGCGTGCAGAGGTAAAAGCCATGGCCGATATGCGATTGATCGTAGCGGGGGCCGGCGGCCGGATGGGCCGCGCGCTGGTGCGCGTCATTTCGGAAACGCCGGGTGCGGTGCTGACCGGGGCGCTGGAAGCGCCGGGCTCGGAACTTCTGGGCAAGGATGCCGGCGTGCTCGCCGGCCTGCCGGCCAATGGTGTCGAGTTGTCGGCGGACCTCTGGAAGTTGTCTTCCAATGCCGACGGCATTCTGGATTTCACCGTGCCCGCCGCCACCATCGCCAATGTCGCGATCGCCGCCGAACGCGGCCTGGTGCACATCGTCGGAACCACCGGCCTGTCGGTATCAGACATGGCGGTCATCAAGAGCGTCACCTCGCGCGCGGTGGTGGTGCAGTCCGGCAATATGAGCCTCGGCGTCAATCTGCTCGCCGCGCTGGTCAAGCGCGTCGCGCAGTCGCTGGACGAAAGCTTTGACATCGAAATCCTCGAGATGCACCACAAGGCCAAGATCGACGCGCCCTCGGGCACGGCCTTCCTGCTCGGTGAAGCTGCCGCGGCCGGCCGCGGCGTCGACCTCCACGCCCGCTCTGCGCGCGGCCGCGACGGGCAGACCGGCGCCCGCCGACCCGGCGATATCGGCTTCGCTTCGCTTCGCGGCGGTACCGTCACCGGCGATCACTCCGTGATCTTCGCGGGTCCGATGGAGCGGATCGAACTGACCCACCGCGCCGAGGACCGGACCATGTTCGCGCAGGGCGCAATCAAGGCGGCGCTGTGGGCGCGGGGCAAGACGCCCGGCTTCTACACGATGACCGACGTGCTGGGGCTCGCCGACTTCTAACCATCGAAAAACGGAATCCTGGAATGAGCGATCGTCTTCTCGTGCTCGTGCGGCACGGCCAGAGCGACTGGAATTTGAAGAACCTGTTCACCGGCTGGAAGGACCCCGACCTCTCCGAACTCGGTGTATCGGAAGCAAAAGAGGCTGGCCGCAAGCTGAAGGCGCAGGGATTGACGTTCGATGTCGCCTTTACCTCGGTGCTGAAGCGGGCGCAGCGCACGCTCGACCTGGCGCTGGCCGAGATCGGCCAGACCGGATTGCCGACCAAATGCGATCTGGCGCTCAACGAACGCGATTACGGCGAGCTCTCGGGACTCAACAAGGATGACGCCCGCAAGAAATGGGGTGAAGAGCAGGTCTTGATCTGGCGCCGCTCCTATGACGTGCCGCCGCCCGGAGGCGAAAGCCTCAAGGACACGCTGGCGCGCGCGCTGCCGTATTATGTGCAGGAGATTCTGCCTGGCGTGCTGCGCGGCGAGCGCACGCTGGTCGCCGCCCACGGCAACTCGCTGCGTGCGCTGATCATGGTGCTGGAGAAGTTGACGCCCGAGCAGATATTGAAGCGCGAACTCGCGACCGGCGCGCCGGTGATCTATCGGCTCAATGCCGATTCGACGGTCGCGTCGAAGCTCGATCTGGCGGCGTAGGTGGGCAAAGCCAACGGGTCGCGCGAATGCGCGCCGGCGACGAGCGCAAGGCCGCTCGCGGAGTGATGACAGGCTCCGCGTGCCCACCATTTCAATTGACGATGAGAGATGGTGGGCACGGCGCAAGAGCGCCTTTGCCCACCCTACGAAATTCAATGCAACCCGACCTGCCCCGCTTCCCAGCCGAGCATCGCCTGCTTGCGCGTGATGCCCCAGTGATAGCCGGTGAGCGCGCCGCCTTTGCCGAGGGCGCGATGGCAGGGCACCACGAACGACACCGGGTTGCGGCCGACCGCGGCGCCGACCGCGCGCGAGGCTTTCGGGCTTTTAATCTTGGTGGCGATGTCGGAATAGCAGACCGCGCGGCCCATCGGGATCTTCAACAGCGTCTCCCACACCCGCACCTCGAAATCGGTGCCGATCAGCACCACGCGCAGCGGCTGGTCCGGCCGCCACAGCCGCGTATCGAAGATGCGTTGCGCGAGGCCGACGGTGCCGTCATGGTCCTCGACATAGGTCGCATTCGGCCAGCGTCGCTTCATGTCGGCGAACGCTGTCGGCTCGTCGCCGGGGTCGGCGAAGGCGAGCCCCGCAAGGCCTCGCTCGCTCGCGATCACGATGGCCGTGCCGAATGGCGAAGCATGGAACCCGTAACTCAGCGTCAAGCCGGCGCCGCCATTCTTCCATTCGCCCGGCGACATCGCTTCATGGGTGACGAAGAGATCATGCAGCCGGCCCGGGCCAGACAGCCCCGAGTCGAGCGCGGCATCGAGCACGCTCGCGGAATCGCGCAACAAGCCCTTCGCATGGTCCAGGGTAAGCGCCTGCATAAACGCCTTCGGCGTCAGCCCGGCCCAACGGCGGAATAGATGGTGCAGTTCGTCCGGCGTCACGGCGGCGGCATCCGCCATCGCCTCGATGGTCGGCTGCGTCCGCCACTGTTCCGAAATGAACGCGATGGCCCGGCGCACCGAGTCATAGTCGCGCAGCGCGGCGCTCTGGTGGCCCGGCTTGGCCAGGCGCTGGTCATGTATGGCTGATATCATCATGGGCTCTGATTTAGGGCGCATACGGCCTCCAAACCACCCGATTTCTGACAAGCACCTCAAGCCACCGGATTATAGGTCGGCCCACGCTTGGCGACCTGTAGTGCGGCCAATAAGGCTTTGGCAAAGCTGGCTTTTTCGTCGGGTCCCAGGACTTGGCCGATCGACACCCGGTGGCCGCGGGAGACCAGGTAA contains:
- a CDS encoding helix-turn-helix transcriptional regulator codes for the protein MEYFGKAVAELFDCNSCYVAAMSHTGGSELNEVRIGHAAIDPSCTMTVARIARKGAGADCAFLEPVNARTTFVRRLIGSEPGTSGHSVIGRFASRDRSTVVFVAGWRQAALVRAEIPCLARAVRTVWETAHSLVQCSPNRHPDAEIWLENLAFPAFIVDEGLHVHEVNRCGRALSARGELLRVDGGRLAGSSRLVTERLRVAIREALIPRPGQGWLNTTVPLSTERQQFAFAKIGAAPTHCDRGMALVIVPQFDEVLGAHRIASAFGLNWAEERIIARILQFQSPRDIGADLRLTEATVRTYTKRIMLKLGINRQAEFFLLYHLTQSPFGAGRREKAVAPMSPDCRLLCAADKRPPN
- the dapB gene encoding 4-hydroxy-tetrahydrodipicolinate reductase produces the protein MADMRLIVAGAGGRMGRALVRVISETPGAVLTGALEAPGSELLGKDAGVLAGLPANGVELSADLWKLSSNADGILDFTVPAATIANVAIAAERGLVHIVGTTGLSVSDMAVIKSVTSRAVVVQSGNMSLGVNLLAALVKRVAQSLDESFDIEILEMHHKAKIDAPSGTAFLLGEAAAAGRGVDLHARSARGRDGQTGARRPGDIGFASLRGGTVTGDHSVIFAGPMERIELTHRAEDRTMFAQGAIKAALWARGKTPGFYTMTDVLGLADF
- a CDS encoding 2,3-bisphosphoglycerate-dependent phosphoglycerate mutase, producing the protein MSDRLLVLVRHGQSDWNLKNLFTGWKDPDLSELGVSEAKEAGRKLKAQGLTFDVAFTSVLKRAQRTLDLALAEIGQTGLPTKCDLALNERDYGELSGLNKDDARKKWGEEQVLIWRRSYDVPPPGGESLKDTLARALPYYVQEILPGVLRGERTLVAAHGNSLRALIMVLEKLTPEQILKRELATGAPVIYRLNADSTVASKLDLAA
- a CDS encoding bifunctional helix-turn-helix domain-containing protein/methylated-DNA--[protein]-cysteine S-methyltransferase; amino-acid sequence: MMISAIHDQRLAKPGHQSAALRDYDSVRRAIAFISEQWRTQPTIEAMADAAAVTPDELHHLFRRWAGLTPKAFMQALTLDHAKGLLRDSASVLDAALDSGLSGPGRLHDLFVTHEAMSPGEWKNGGAGLTLSYGFHASPFGTAIVIASERGLAGLAFADPGDEPTAFADMKRRWPNATYVEDHDGTVGLAQRIFDTRLWRPDQPLRVVLIGTDFEVRVWETLLKIPMGRAVCYSDIATKIKSPKASRAVGAAVGRNPVSFVVPCHRALGKGGALTGYHWGITRKQAMLGWEAGQVGLH